The Fusobacterium sp. SYSU M8D902 genome has a segment encoding these proteins:
- a CDS encoding HU family DNA-binding protein: MTKKEFVDLYCEKGEFTTKVDAEKKAMAFLNVLEEALVKGEEVSFLGFGKFEVSERAARTCRNPQTGEEMKVEAKKVVKFKPGKALSEKVNK, translated from the coding sequence ATGACTAAAAAAGAATTTGTAGATTTATATTGTGAAAAGGGAGAGTTTACAACTAAAGTTGATGCTGAGAAAAAAGCTATGGCATTTCTTAATGTTTTAGAAGAGGCTTTAGTAAAAGGAGAAGAGGTATCATTCTTAGGATTTGGAAAATTTGAAGTATCTGAAAGAGCTGCTAGAACTTGTAGAAACCCTCAAACTGGTGAAGAGATGAAAGTTGAGGCTAAAAAAGTTGTTAAATTCAAACCAGGAAAAGCTTTATCTGAAAAAGTAAATAAATAG
- the trmD gene encoding tRNA (guanosine(37)-N1)-methyltransferase TrmD, whose product MKINILTLFPEMFSGFKSESIIGKALERGLLEINIIDIRDFCYDKHKQADDMPFGGGAGMVMKIEPLFRALETVKGKVIYTTPQGVKFNQQLAISLSQEEEITIIAGHYEGIDERVVENKVDLEVSIGDFVLTGGELPAMLMADCIARLVPGVIKKESYENDSFFNGLLDYPQYTRPAEYEGLKVPAVLLSGHHKNIETWRLKESLKRTYIRRKDLLEGRELTKVEKKLLAEIKKELGKER is encoded by the coding sequence ATGAAAATAAATATTCTTACTCTTTTTCCTGAGATGTTTTCAGGATTTAAAAGTGAAAGTATAATAGGTAAAGCTTTAGAGAGAGGATTGCTTGAGATAAACATAATCGATATTAGAGATTTTTGTTACGATAAACATAAGCAGGCTGACGATATGCCATTTGGTGGTGGAGCTGGAATGGTTATGAAGATAGAGCCACTATTTAGAGCTTTAGAAACAGTAAAAGGAAAGGTTATATATACCACTCCTCAAGGGGTTAAATTTAATCAGCAGTTAGCTATATCCTTATCACAGGAAGAGGAGATAACGATTATAGCAGGACACTATGAGGGAATAGATGAGAGAGTAGTGGAGAATAAAGTTGATTTAGAAGTTTCAATAGGGGATTTTGTTTTGACTGGAGGAGAGTTACCAGCTATGCTGATGGCTGATTGTATAGCTAGATTAGTTCCTGGAGTTATAAAGAAAGAGTCCTATGAGAATGATTCTTTCTTCAATGGACTACTAGATTATCCACAGTATACGAGACCAGCGGAGTATGAAGGATTAAAAGTTCCAGCTGTATTGCTATCAGGGCATCATAAAAATATTGAGACTTGGAGATTAAAAGAGAGTTTGAAGAGAACATATATCAGAAGAAAAGATTTACTAGAGGGAAGAGAATTAACTAAAGTAGAGAAAAAGCTCCTAGCTGAGATAAAAAAGGAACTTGGAAAGGAAAGATAA
- the hpt gene encoding hypoxanthine phosphoribosyltransferase, whose protein sequence is MDYTIKTLLTREEVEKRIKELAKEIEKDYQGKELVVIGLLKGSIVFMSDLIKEINLPLVIDFMSVSSYSGTTSTGVIKVSKDTTIDLKDKDILIVEDIIDTGLTLSHVKKLFQDRGVKSLKVCTLLDKPSRRTVEMKGEYVGFEIPDEFVIGYGLDYDQYYRNLPYIGVVVKN, encoded by the coding sequence GTGGATTATACTATTAAAACTCTTTTAACAAGAGAAGAGGTTGAAAAAAGAATCAAAGAATTAGCTAAAGAGATTGAAAAGGATTATCAAGGGAAAGAATTAGTAGTTATTGGACTATTAAAAGGTTCTATAGTTTTTATGAGTGATCTTATAAAAGAGATAAACCTACCTCTTGTAATTGATTTTATGAGTGTTTCTAGTTACTCTGGAACAACAAGTACTGGTGTAATCAAAGTTTCAAAAGATACTACTATTGATTTAAAAGATAAGGATATCTTAATAGTTGAAGATATAATTGATACTGGATTAACTTTAAGTCACGTAAAAAAATTATTCCAAGATAGAGGAGTTAAATCTCTAAAAGTTTGTACTCTATTAGATAAGCCTAGTAGAAGAACTGTTGAGATGAAAGGTGAGTATGTAGGATTTGAAATCCCTGACGAATTTGTAATAGGATATGGATTAGACTATGATCAATATTATAGAAATTTACCTTATATAGGAGTAGTTGTAAAAAATTAA
- the rsgA gene encoding ribosome small subunit-dependent GTPase A: MNKIQGFYYVKCEDNVYECKLRGILKRKESKDNCVVGDIVEISEDNSIVNIYERKNLVERPLVANIDYLVIQFAGKDPDIDYERLNILLLRSFFYKIKPIVIINKIDLLTDEELDEIKERLRFLEKLNIRYFLISQKKNIGVDELKLFLKDRITAFGGPSGVGKSSIINLLQNEKKLETGETSKRLRRGKHTTKDTNLLELEDGGYIIDTPGFSSVELPDIKDAQELIALFPEFENRGACKFNNCLHLNEPSCGIKNAVESGEISKERYEFYKKVYDKLKYERWNRYE, from the coding sequence ATCAATAAAATACAGGGTTTTTACTATGTTAAGTGTGAAGACAATGTTTACGAATGTAAACTAAGAGGTATTTTAAAAAGAAAAGAGAGTAAAGATAACTGTGTCGTTGGAGATATTGTAGAGATTTCTGAAGACAATTCTATTGTAAATATCTATGAAAGAAAGAATTTGGTTGAAAGACCTTTAGTAGCAAATATAGATTATCTTGTGATACAATTTGCTGGAAAGGATCCAGATATTGACTATGAAAGATTAAACATTTTACTTTTGAGAAGTTTTTTCTACAAAATAAAGCCAATAGTTATCATCAATAAGATTGATCTGCTCACTGATGAGGAGTTAGATGAGATAAAAGAGAGATTAAGATTTTTAGAGAAATTAAACATAAGATATTTTTTAATCTCACAGAAAAAAAACATTGGAGTAGATGAGTTAAAACTATTCCTAAAAGATAGAATTACTGCCTTTGGTGGTCCGAGTGGTGTTGGAAAATCAAGTATTATAAATCTCTTGCAAAATGAGAAAAAACTTGAAACAGGTGAAACTAGTAAACGTCTGAGAAGAGGAAAGCATACTACAAAGGATACTAATCTCCTTGAATTGGAAGATGGTGGTTATATAATTGATACACCTGGTTTCTCTTCAGTAGAACTTCCAGATATAAAAGATGCTCAGGAATTGATAGCTCTTTTCCCAGAGTTTGAAAATAGAGGTGCTTGTAAATTTAACAACTGTTTACATCTGAATGAACCCTCTTGTGGAATAAAAAATGCTGTAGAGAGTGGAGAAATAAGCAAGGAAAGATATGAGTTTTATAAAAAAGTTTATGATAAATTAAAATATGAGAGGTGGAATAGATATGAGTAA
- a CDS encoding DUF4911 domain-containing protein, which translates to MLTSYEFLIQSRKEDIDFINKIIEAYEGIGVVRTVDANAGLLNVISTDDFKDYARTIIEDLDKNYGVEAKIIEEGAWKGSLYINKK; encoded by the coding sequence ATGTTAACAAGCTACGAATTTTTAATTCAAAGTAGAAAAGAGGACATAGATTTTATCAATAAGATAATAGAAGCCTATGAGGGAATAGGAGTTGTGAGAACAGTGGATGCTAATGCAGGACTTTTAAATGTGATCTCAACTGATGATTTCAAAGATTATGCAAGAACTATTATTGAAGATTTAGATAAAAACTATGGAGTAGAAGCAAAAATAATTGAAGAGGGAGCCTGGAAGGGATCGCTTTATATAAATAAAAAATAG
- the rimM gene encoding ribosome maturation factor RimM (Essential for efficient processing of 16S rRNA) has product MELLTIGKISGTHHLKGAVKVVSNIENIEILLGNRIVIESDSNNQRILTVKSASHLVGNKCVLEFEEITNKTEAGKLKNGFIKVRRELLGIGEDEYLLNDLLNMKAIDVDNNEELGLVVDIFETAAHDILVIESGKTEIMVPDIDEFVKRIDFDKREIYIHLIEGMKEEKGKKYQQDDGMDEE; this is encoded by the coding sequence ATGGAACTTTTAACAATTGGAAAAATATCAGGAACTCATCATTTAAAAGGAGCTGTAAAAGTTGTATCAAATATAGAGAATATAGAGATACTTTTAGGAAATAGAATAGTTATAGAGAGTGACTCTAATAATCAGAGAATCCTTACAGTAAAATCAGCATCACATTTAGTTGGAAATAAGTGTGTTCTAGAGTTTGAAGAGATAACTAATAAAACAGAGGCTGGAAAGTTAAAAAATGGTTTTATAAAGGTTAGAAGAGAGCTATTAGGAATAGGAGAAGATGAGTATCTTTTAAACGATCTATTGAATATGAAGGCTATAGATGTGGATAACAATGAGGAGTTAGGATTAGTTGTAGATATTTTTGAAACAGCTGCTCACGATATTCTTGTTATAGAATCAGGGAAGACAGAGATAATGGTTCCAGATATAGATGAGTTTGTAAAGAGAATAGACTTTGATAAAAGAGAGATATATATCCATTTAATTGAAGGAATGAAAGAGGAAAAAGGTAAAAAATATCAACAAGATGATGGAATGGACGAGGAATAG
- a CDS encoding KH domain-containing protein: protein MEKLEKLIRYIIEELVDNNSETRITYDMVDDTVVFKVNVAQGEMGKVIGKNGLTANAIRGVMQAAGVKDKLNVNVEFLD, encoded by the coding sequence ATGGAGAAATTAGAAAAATTAATTAGATACATCATAGAAGAGTTAGTGGATAATAATTCAGAAACAAGAATTACATATGATATGGTAGATGATACTGTAGTATTTAAAGTGAATGTTGCTCAAGGCGAGATGGGAAAAGTAATTGGAAAAAATGGATTGACAGCAAATGCTATAAGAGGAGTTATGCAAGCTGCTGGAGTAAAAGATAAACTTAATGTAAACGTTGAGTTTTTAGATTAG
- a CDS encoding PolC-type DNA polymerase III, whose translation MDRNEIRIKPQDGIFRKMGIKNVDVAEIVFSQRNKKMRFKCSVPSVNDLNELDVIYENIKKNFGKELEVDFTVSFLEKDIRKEQLIEIVERAIIRLKARNAISKSFLYLYRITIEDERINITLAEQSAIDILKNSQIDEKLESILENFGIYNFRVNFVLGDFTQEVSKIEKEKQNEIITLSAKIDMENQKNAQQNINKNRSQEVFVKSAGFSKSGFSANKTKEIKGKSIPLEEFFELYDDDTCVVEGEIFALESRDIKNDRVIMTIRVTDNKTSLTTKIFLEKDKPLEIKIGDYVKISGKKQTDRFSDNEEIMMINSINKLDRVKETRVDKSELKMVELHTHSKMSEMVGVADISDIIKQAIAYGHQAVAITDYSVVHAFPFAYKAAKGKDIKPILGCEMYMVDDEAEMVRSCKDSPIMEEYFVVFDLETMGLNSHEHEIIEIGAVKLQGNRIIDRFSQLVNPKKAIPQKIQELTNITQDMVDNMPTIEEVLPKFMEFVGDATMVAHNAAFDMGFIRRDVKRLLGYDYTPAVIDTLQMARDLYPDLKSFGLKNLNKVLGLSLESHHRAVDDSQATANMFIIFMERYLDKGVTNLNEITGAFPINLKKQDTHNVMVLVENLAGLKNMYKLVSEAHIDNYGNKKPRVLKSHLQKYREGLIVGNSLTVHFSNDSELSDYYMRYDYENIEKNIEFYDYIELLPKGAYAELYEEDGTGSISSFTAIESMNSYFYQLAKSKGIMVTASSNVHYLEEEDYKIRSILLYGSGTVFRKNQYMIDNKFFFRTTDEMLQEFSYLGEEVAKEIVIENTNLIADRIEKIKPVPDGFYPPKIDNAENIVKEMTYEKAYRIYGDPLPEIVAARLERELNAIIGNGFSVLYLSAQKLVKKSLDSGYLVGSRGSVGSSLVAFMMGITEVNALYPHYICTNPECKHSEFIEREGVGIDLPEKVCPKCGQMYKRDGYSIPFEVFMGFNGDKVPDIDLNFSGEYQSEIHRYCEQMFGKENVFKAGTISTLAEKNAEGYVKKYFEEHDMKNNRAEIIRLAKKCEGAKKTTGQHPGGMVVVPRDHTIYEFCPVQKPANDEKNDSITTHFDYHVMDEQLVKLDILGHDDPTTIKLLQEYTGVDIYSIPLADPETLKIFSSTESLGVTPEQINSVVGTFGVPEFGTPFVRQMLIDTMPKTFAELVRISGLSHGTDVWLNNAQEFIRQKQATLSQVITVRDDIMNYLIDQGIEKGTSFKIMEFVRKGQPTKNPEGWQAYSDLMKEHNVAEWYIESCRRIKYMFPKGHAVAYVMMAMRIAYFKVHYPLAFYAAYLSRKAEDFDYEIMGNPESAKAHLEILNKEPKLDVKKKAEMAICEIIVEMYARGLEFLPIDIYKSGGVKFTIEDGKIRVPLIALAGLGGAVIDNIIKEREESKFLSFEDLKRRTKVSQTIVDKLKSLKAIDSLSETNQISLF comes from the coding sequence ATGGATAGAAATGAGATAAGAATAAAACCACAAGATGGAATTTTTAGGAAGATGGGAATAAAAAATGTAGATGTTGCAGAGATTGTATTCTCACAAAGAAATAAAAAAATGAGATTTAAATGTTCTGTTCCTTCAGTTAATGATCTAAATGAATTAGATGTCATCTATGAGAATATAAAGAAAAATTTTGGAAAAGAGCTGGAAGTTGATTTTACAGTAAGCTTTTTAGAGAAAGATATAAGAAAAGAGCAGTTGATAGAGATAGTAGAGAGAGCAATCATAAGATTGAAAGCTAGAAATGCTATCTCTAAATCTTTTTTATATCTATATAGAATAACTATTGAAGATGAACGTATAAATATAACATTAGCTGAACAGAGTGCTATAGATATATTAAAAAACTCACAAATTGATGAGAAGTTAGAGAGTATTTTAGAGAACTTTGGAATATATAATTTTAGGGTAAATTTTGTATTGGGAGATTTTACTCAAGAGGTTTCTAAAATTGAAAAAGAGAAACAGAATGAGATTATCACTTTATCAGCTAAAATAGATATGGAAAATCAAAAGAATGCTCAGCAAAATATTAATAAAAATAGATCGCAAGAGGTATTTGTTAAGAGTGCTGGATTCTCAAAAAGTGGATTTTCTGCTAATAAGACAAAGGAGATTAAAGGGAAATCAATACCATTAGAGGAGTTTTTTGAACTATATGATGATGATACTTGTGTAGTTGAAGGAGAGATATTTGCACTGGAGTCAAGAGATATAAAAAATGATAGGGTAATTATGACTATTAGAGTAACTGACAATAAGACATCTCTAACTACAAAGATATTTTTAGAAAAGGATAAACCTCTTGAGATAAAAATAGGTGACTATGTAAAGATAAGTGGAAAGAAACAGACAGATAGATTTTCAGATAATGAAGAGATAATGATGATAAACTCTATAAATAAATTGGATAGAGTTAAGGAAACAAGAGTAGATAAATCTGAATTAAAAATGGTAGAATTACATACTCATAGTAAAATGAGTGAGATGGTAGGGGTAGCAGATATATCTGATATAATCAAACAAGCTATTGCCTATGGACACCAAGCAGTTGCAATTACAGATTACTCTGTTGTTCATGCTTTTCCATTTGCATATAAAGCAGCTAAAGGAAAGGATATTAAGCCAATACTTGGTTGTGAGATGTATATGGTAGATGATGAGGCAGAGATGGTAAGAAGTTGTAAGGACTCACCTATTATGGAGGAATATTTTGTTGTATTCGACTTGGAGACAATGGGACTTAACTCACATGAGCATGAGATAATAGAGATAGGAGCAGTGAAATTACAAGGAAATAGAATTATAGATAGATTTTCACAGCTAGTAAATCCAAAGAAAGCTATACCACAAAAGATACAGGAGCTTACTAATATAACTCAGGATATGGTGGACAATATGCCTACTATAGAAGAGGTGTTACCAAAGTTTATGGAGTTTGTTGGAGATGCAACTATGGTAGCTCACAATGCAGCTTTCGATATGGGATTTATAAGAAGAGATGTAAAGAGGTTGTTAGGCTATGATTATACTCCTGCAGTAATAGATACACTTCAGATGGCTAGGGATCTTTATCCAGATTTAAAGAGCTTCGGGTTGAAAAACTTAAATAAGGTCTTAGGACTATCTTTAGAGAGTCACCATAGAGCTGTAGATGACTCACAAGCTACTGCAAATATGTTTATCATCTTTATGGAGAGATATTTAGATAAGGGAGTTACTAATCTAAATGAGATAACAGGAGCATTTCCAATAAATTTGAAGAAGCAAGATACACATAATGTAATGGTGTTAGTGGAGAATTTAGCTGGATTAAAGAATATGTATAAGCTTGTTTCAGAAGCTCATATAGATAACTATGGAAATAAAAAACCAAGAGTTTTAAAGTCACACCTTCAAAAATATAGAGAGGGCTTGATAGTTGGAAACTCATTGACTGTACATTTTTCTAATGATAGTGAGTTATCTGATTACTATATGAGATATGATTATGAAAATATAGAAAAAAATATAGAGTTTTATGATTATATAGAACTGTTACCTAAAGGAGCTTATGCTGAACTATATGAAGAGGATGGAACGGGAAGTATCTCATCTTTTACAGCTATTGAAAGCATGAACAGCTATTTCTATCAATTAGCAAAGAGTAAGGGAATTATGGTTACAGCTAGTTCTAATGTTCACTATTTAGAAGAGGAAGATTACAAGATTAGAAGTATTTTGCTATATGGTAGTGGAACAGTTTTTAGAAAAAATCAATATATGATAGATAATAAATTTTTCTTTAGAACAACTGATGAGATGTTACAAGAGTTCAGTTATTTAGGAGAAGAGGTGGCTAAGGAGATAGTTATAGAGAATACTAATCTTATAGCTGATAGAATAGAGAAGATAAAACCAGTTCCAGATGGATTTTATCCTCCTAAGATAGATAATGCTGAGAATATAGTAAAAGAGATGACGTATGAAAAAGCTTATAGAATCTATGGCGATCCACTTCCAGAGATTGTTGCAGCAAGGTTGGAAAGAGAGTTAAATGCCATTATAGGAAATGGATTCTCAGTGCTTTATCTCTCTGCACAAAAGCTGGTAAAAAAATCATTAGATAGTGGTTATCTAGTAGGGTCAAGAGGATCAGTAGGATCTTCACTTGTAGCTTTTATGATGGGAATAACAGAGGTTAATGCCCTTTATCCTCACTATATCTGTACCAATCCAGAGTGTAAACATTCTGAATTTATAGAGAGAGAGGGAGTGGGGATTGACTTACCAGAGAAGGTATGTCCAAAGTGTGGACAGATGTATAAAAGAGATGGATACTCAATACCATTTGAAGTATTTATGGGATTTAATGGAGATAAAGTTCCAGATATAGACCTTAACTTTTCAGGAGAGTACCAATCTGAGATACATAGATATTGTGAGCAGATGTTTGGAAAAGAGAATGTATTTAAAGCAGGAACAATCTCTACACTAGCAGAAAAAAATGCTGAAGGTTATGTTAAAAAGTATTTTGAAGAGCATGATATGAAAAATAACAGAGCTGAGATAATTAGACTTGCTAAGAAGTGTGAGGGAGCTAAAAAGACAACAGGACAGCACCCAGGAGGAATGGTAGTAGTACCAAGAGACCACACAATCTATGAGTTTTGTCCAGTGCAAAAACCAGCTAATGATGAGAAAAATGACTCAATCACAACTCATTTTGACTATCACGTAATGGACGAACAGCTTGTAAAACTAGATATATTAGGACATGATGATCCGACTACTATAAAGCTACTACAGGAGTATACAGGAGTGGATATATACTCAATTCCACTTGCAGATCCAGAGACACTAAAGATATTCTCAAGTACAGAGTCACTAGGTGTAACTCCAGAACAGATAAATTCAGTTGTAGGAACATTTGGTGTACCAGAGTTCGGAACTCCATTTGTACGTCAGATGTTGATAGATACAATGCCTAAGACTTTTGCTGAATTAGTTAGAATATCAGGGCTATCACATGGAACAGATGTTTGGTTAAACAATGCTCAAGAGTTTATAAGGCAAAAACAAGCAACACTTTCTCAAGTTATAACAGTTCGTGATGACATAATGAACTATCTTATTGACCAAGGTATAGAGAAAGGAACATCATTTAAGATAATGGAGTTTGTAAGAAAGGGACAGCCTACAAAAAATCCTGAAGGTTGGCAAGCATATTCAGACTTGATGAAAGAACATAATGTAGCTGAGTGGTATATAGAATCTTGTAGAAGAATAAAATATATGTTCCCTAAGGGACATGCTGTGGCTTATGTAATGATGGCAATGAGAATAGCATACTTTAAAGTTCACTATCCGTTGGCTTTCTATGCTGCATATCTATCTAGAAAAGCAGAGGATTTTGATTATGAGATTATGGGAAATCCAGAATCAGCTAAGGCACATCTAGAGATCTTAAATAAAGAGCCAAAATTGGATGTTAAAAAGAAGGCTGAAATGGCTATTTGTGAGATTATTGTAGAGATGTATGCTAGAGGATTGGAGTTCTTGCCAATAGATATATATAAATCTGGTGGTGTTAAATTTACAATTGAAGATGGAAAGATTAGAGTTCCTTTAATTGCACTTGCAGGATTGGGAGGAGCTGTTATTGATAATATTATAAAGGAGAGAGAGGAGAGTAAATTCCTATCTTTTGAAGATCTAAAGAGAAGAACAAAGGTTTCTCAGACAATAGTTGACAAATTAAAAAGTTTAAAAGCTATTGATTCATTGAGTGAAACAAACCAGATTTCTCTTTTTTAG
- the rsmA gene encoding 16S rRNA (adenine(1518)-N(6)/adenine(1519)-N(6))-dimethyltransferase RsmA, producing MSFKHKKKFGQNFLTDQREVLRKIMEVSNVQAEDTVLEIGPGEGALTALLLDTAKKVVTVEIDRDLEKILRKKFDGNPKYTLVMNDVLETDLREYVGEGTKVVANIPYYITSPIINKLIENREIIDEIYIMVQKEVAERICAKKGKERSVLTLAVEYYGEAEYLFTIPKEFFTPVPKVDSAFMSIKLYKDKRYENQIQEEIFFKYVKAAFANKRKNLLNNFSSLGYSKDELRVVLEKAGIAENERAENLSIDDFLNLISIFENK from the coding sequence ATGTCCTTTAAACATAAGAAAAAATTTGGACAGAACTTTTTAACTGATCAGAGAGAAGTGTTGAGAAAGATTATGGAAGTTTCAAATGTTCAAGCTGAGGATACTGTTTTAGAGATAGGGCCTGGTGAAGGAGCATTGACAGCACTACTTTTGGACACAGCTAAAAAGGTTGTAACTGTTGAAATAGATAGAGATTTAGAAAAAATATTAAGAAAAAAATTTGATGGAAATCCTAAGTACACTCTTGTAATGAATGATGTACTAGAGACTGATTTAAGAGAGTATGTAGGAGAAGGGACAAAGGTTGTTGCCAATATACCTTATTATATAACATCACCTATAATCAATAAGCTGATTGAAAATAGAGAGATAATAGATGAGATATATATTATGGTTCAAAAGGAAGTGGCAGAGAGAATCTGTGCTAAAAAAGGAAAAGAGAGAAGTGTTTTAACTTTAGCAGTTGAATATTATGGTGAGGCTGAGTATCTTTTCACTATCCCTAAGGAGTTTTTCACACCAGTTCCTAAAGTGGATTCAGCTTTTATGTCAATTAAACTATATAAAGATAAGAGATATGAAAATCAGATTCAAGAGGAAATTTTCTTTAAATATGTTAAAGCAGCTTTTGCTAACAAAAGAAAAAATCTTTTGAACAACTTCTCAAGTCTAGGATATTCTAAAGATGAGTTAAGAGTTGTTTTAGAAAAAGCTGGAATAGCTGAAAATGAGAGAGCAGAGAATCTATCAATTGATGATTTCTTAAACTTGATTTCAATTTTTGAAAATAAATAG
- a CDS encoding RNA methyltransferase: protein MREKVYLGLVHYPVYNKNNSVVCTSVTNFDIHDISRSCRTYDLAGYRLVVPVDAQKMLTERIIGYWQEGTGGQFNKDREDAFSITRVMNSIEDTIAEIEAKEGQKPVIITTSARIFPNTVGYGELSQKIFEDDRPYLLLFGTGWGLTDEVMDMSDYILEPIRGNTKYNHLSVRAAVAIILDRLLGEK from the coding sequence ATGAGAGAAAAAGTTTATTTAGGATTAGTTCACTATCCTGTTTATAATAAAAATAATAGTGTAGTTTGTACATCTGTTACAAATTTTGATATTCATGATATATCTAGAAGTTGTAGAACATATGATCTAGCAGGATATAGATTAGTAGTTCCTGTAGATGCTCAAAAAATGTTGACAGAGAGAATTATAGGGTACTGGCAAGAGGGTACAGGAGGACAATTTAATAAGGATAGAGAGGATGCTTTCTCAATAACTAGAGTGATGAACAGCATAGAGGATACAATAGCTGAGATAGAGGCAAAAGAGGGACAAAAGCCTGTAATTATAACTACATCAGCAAGAATATTTCCTAATACAGTAGGATATGGAGAGTTATCTCAGAAGATATTTGAAGATGATAGACCATACTTATTACTATTTGGAACAGGTTGGGGCTTAACTGATGAGGTAATGGATATGTCAGATTATATATTAGAGCCAATTAGAGGAAATACAAAATATAATCACCTATCAGTTAGAGCTGCTGTGGCTATAATATTGGATAGATTATTAGGAGAAAAATAG
- a CDS encoding PASTA domain-containing protein, whose translation MDKKLISIWGGIILGFILLGIFFLNIFQIIYFNEKYYKVPDLKTYTLERAQEMLKGSELHIREVGEEFSDLPIGEIFLQEPEADAIVKKNRNIKVWVSKGSALIDVPNLTGMNFLDAKVIAEQKGLIVDKVVSIKTQGMYNEVVATDPPTNTLMTKGQKVSFLVNGSEQVAEIRMPDIIGKSFDSALELLTKNALIVGNVEFSSVPEVKKNVIIKSSVSAGTKIPAGSSIDLVINN comes from the coding sequence ATGGATAAAAAATTAATCTCTATTTGGGGTGGAATAATTTTAGGATTCATTTTATTGGGGATATTTTTTCTAAATATCTTTCAAATTATCTACTTTAATGAAAAATATTATAAGGTTCCTGACCTAAAAACATACACTTTAGAAAGAGCTCAAGAGATGTTAAAAGGGAGTGAACTTCATATCAGAGAGGTTGGAGAGGAGTTTTCTGATCTCCCAATAGGTGAGATATTTTTGCAAGAGCCTGAAGCTGATGCTATTGTCAAAAAAAATAGAAATATTAAGGTTTGGGTGAGCAAGGGATCTGCTCTTATTGACGTTCCCAATCTAACAGGAATGAACTTTTTAGATGCAAAAGTTATTGCTGAACAAAAGGGACTTATTGTTGATAAAGTTGTATCTATAAAGACTCAAGGTATGTATAATGAGGTGGTGGCAACTGATCCTCCTACTAATACGTTGATGACAAAAGGACAAAAAGTATCATTTCTTGTAAATGGCTCAGAACAGGTAGCTGAGATTAGAATGCCTGATATAATCGGCAAGAGTTTTGATTCAGCTTTAGAACTTCTTACCAAAAATGCACTTATAGTTGGAAATGTTGAATTTTCTTCTGTACCTGAAGTTAAGAAAAATGTTATAATAAAGAGTAGTGTAAGTGCTGGAACTAAAATTCCTGCTGGATCATCTATTGATTTAGTTATAAATAATTAA
- a CDS encoding gamma carbonic anhydrase family protein: MIYKFGEKIPKLGKNNYIAHNATVIGDVVTSENVSIWFGAVVRADMSRVTVGRDSNIQDNSTVHGDTPYPVTIGERVTIGHNCIIHGCVIGDECVIGMGSTILNGSVIPNNCLVAAGSVVTPKLQAKEGDLIAGSPARVVRTLTEENREYLKYAYKVYVEDIEKYKSNLEEI, translated from the coding sequence ATGATATATAAATTTGGAGAGAAGATCCCTAAACTGGGAAAAAATAATTATATAGCTCATAATGCCACTGTAATAGGTGATGTAGTTACTTCAGAGAATGTTTCTATATGGTTTGGAGCAGTGGTAAGAGCTGATATGAGTAGGGTGACAGTAGGAAGAGATTCAAACATTCAAGATAATTCAACTGTACATGGAGATACACCATATCCAGTGACAATTGGTGAAAGAGTAACTATAGGACATAACTGTATTATTCATGGATGTGTTATTGGAGATGAGTGTGTAATAGGAATGGGAAGCACTATTTTAAATGGTAGTGTAATTCCTAATAACTGTCTAGTAGCAGCAGGATCAGTTGTCACTCCAAAACTTCAAGCAAAAGAGGGAGATCTCATAGCTGGTTCTCCAGCTAGAGTAGTTAGAACTCTCACAGAGGAGAATAGAGAGTATTTAAAATATGCCTATAAGGTTTATGTTGAAGATATAGAAAAATACAAGTCAAATTTAGAGGAAATTTAG